From Corynebacterium frankenforstense DSM 45800, the proteins below share one genomic window:
- a CDS encoding lipase family protein → MFMHLRNLRRATVTLAASAIAAACLTAPAHAQSSTPDALISDPADPFYSAPADVPQVPGTVIREQLAPHMLNLADPTARQLGLDEPQLPGQAHRMMYSSTDRDGRPVAVTGVVIEPSVPWTGAGPTPTLVMAAGTRGQGDACAPSKGPWLLGAVDPQNGAAGINYELPVMYAAAMRGMRVVMTDYMGLGTEGLHHYVHRTEQAHAVLDSARAGLDLVGAPADSPVAFYGYSQGGGAAAAAAEEAAGYAPGLNVAGSYVGAPPAELTSVLSGVDGSTIAGVLGYAVNTATDVDPAVDEAFDRQASAQAPAELRRLANACIGDTALSWAFRHSAELIESGRPLSEVLEEEPAIGEYLSEQALGLHPISAPMLVLSGRHDDLIPHAQARGMAVGYCAAGGTVDFRNDGLPELPPKTGLNHAIPVFSHAGPALDWVQDRFNGVPAASNCDSLLAGGPEQVLAVPGVSS, encoded by the coding sequence ATGTTCATGCACCTACGCAATCTTCGGCGCGCGACGGTGACGCTCGCGGCGTCGGCAATCGCGGCCGCCTGCCTGACCGCGCCCGCCCACGCCCAGTCCTCGACGCCGGACGCGCTGATCTCGGACCCGGCCGACCCGTTCTACTCCGCGCCGGCCGACGTGCCGCAGGTGCCGGGGACCGTCATCCGCGAGCAGCTCGCCCCGCACATGCTCAACCTCGCGGACCCGACCGCGCGCCAGCTCGGGCTCGACGAACCGCAGCTGCCCGGGCAGGCGCACCGGATGATGTACTCGTCGACCGACCGCGACGGGCGCCCGGTCGCGGTCACCGGCGTGGTCATCGAGCCCTCCGTGCCCTGGACCGGGGCCGGGCCGACCCCGACGCTGGTCATGGCCGCCGGCACGCGCGGGCAGGGCGACGCCTGCGCGCCGTCGAAGGGGCCGTGGCTGCTCGGTGCGGTCGACCCGCAGAACGGGGCCGCGGGCATCAACTACGAGCTGCCCGTGATGTACGCCGCGGCGATGCGCGGGATGCGCGTGGTCATGACGGACTACATGGGCCTGGGCACCGAGGGGCTGCACCACTACGTCCACCGCACCGAGCAGGCGCACGCGGTGCTCGACTCGGCACGCGCGGGGCTCGATCTGGTCGGCGCGCCCGCCGACTCCCCGGTGGCCTTCTACGGCTACTCGCAGGGCGGCGGGGCCGCGGCGGCCGCCGCCGAGGAGGCCGCGGGTTACGCGCCCGGGCTGAACGTCGCCGGCTCCTACGTCGGCGCTCCCCCGGCCGAGCTGACCAGCGTGCTCAGCGGGGTGGACGGCTCGACGATCGCGGGCGTGCTCGGCTACGCGGTCAACACCGCCACCGACGTCGACCCGGCCGTCGACGAGGCCTTCGACCGTCAGGCCTCCGCGCAGGCCCCGGCGGAGCTGCGCCGGCTGGCGAACGCCTGCATCGGCGACACCGCCCTGAGCTGGGCGTTCCGCCACTCCGCCGAGCTGATAGAGAGCGGGCGCCCGCTGTCCGAGGTGCTCGAGGAGGAGCCCGCGATCGGCGAGTACCTCAGCGAGCAGGCGCTCGGGCTGCACCCGATCAGCGCGCCGATGCTCGTGCTCAGCGGGCGCCACGACGACCTGATCCCGCACGCGCAGGCGCGCGGGATGGCCGTGGGCTACTGCGCAGCCGGCGGCACGGTGGACTTCCGCAACGACGGGCTGCCGGAGCTGCCGCCCAAGACGGGGCTCAACCACGCGATCCCGGTGTTCTCGCACGCGGGTCCGGCCCTGGACTGGGTGCAGGACCGGTTCAACGGGGTGCCGGCGGCGAGCAACTGCGACTCGCTTTTGGCCGGCGGGCCCGAGCAGGTCCTCGCCGTGCCCGGAGTGAGTTCTTAG
- a CDS encoding ABC-ATPase domain-containing protein translates to MRTLDDLSRDLHRLDGKPYGAYRDLTGTAYDLGGGCVFVLDRAQTDPYAPASLAHLEIPDSVSGLSLPGDRPGLIGAEDFLTRALVRAAARERDLSFGRPGQEILERTTVRLGAESTTVRFTVQLPARGRRILGRAAAGTLTGALPGIVDAALRPVAAAELDAWVTHARDVAFLRRWLADEDLVAFVGDGAVLPRRSGDSDQPLADAVPFATPDTLRREVSLPSGRVLAGMGVPAGVTVIVGGGYHGKSTLLRAIQRGVYPHIPGDGREWVVTRADAVSVRAEDGRAVSGVDISPFISGLPSGQDTVSFSTTNASGSTSQAANLVEALETGATTLLIDEDTSATNFMLRDSRMRALISPDKEPITPFVERVRALYERLGVSTVLVASGSGAFFGVADHVIALDSYRVSDVTDRAHELAGEEAGAGAAADQVFGADSAAPDRSPVLKVAAKPSRGKGGRGKGGKGGPGHGGRKPAGAKGRTTIRLGRDSVDLGPAEQLVDPAQTTGIAHVIDKLEPLLDGTRTLAEAVDEVEATMDRDGLDAVAPYRGHPGLFARPRRHEIMAAVNRFRGLR, encoded by the coding sequence GTGCGAACCCTCGACGACCTCTCCCGCGACCTGCACCGCCTCGACGGAAAGCCCTACGGCGCCTACCGCGACCTCACCGGCACCGCCTATGACCTGGGCGGAGGCTGCGTCTTCGTGCTCGACCGCGCGCAGACGGACCCGTACGCCCCGGCCTCGCTGGCCCACCTCGAGATCCCGGACTCCGTCTCCGGGCTGAGCCTCCCCGGGGACCGCCCCGGCCTCATCGGCGCCGAGGACTTCCTCACCCGCGCCCTCGTGCGCGCCGCCGCCCGCGAGCGCGACCTCTCCTTCGGCCGCCCCGGCCAGGAGATCCTCGAGCGCACCACCGTGCGCCTCGGCGCGGAGTCGACGACGGTGCGCTTCACCGTGCAACTTCCCGCGCGCGGGCGCCGCATCCTCGGCCGCGCCGCCGCCGGCACCCTGACCGGCGCGCTGCCCGGGATCGTCGACGCCGCGCTGCGCCCCGTCGCCGCCGCCGAGCTCGATGCGTGGGTCACCCACGCCCGCGACGTGGCCTTCCTGCGCCGCTGGCTGGCGGACGAGGACCTGGTCGCCTTCGTCGGTGACGGCGCGGTGCTGCCGCGCCGCTCGGGCGACTCCGACCAGCCGCTCGCCGACGCCGTCCCCTTCGCCACCCCGGACACCCTGCGCCGGGAGGTCTCGCTGCCCTCGGGGCGGGTGCTTGCCGGCATGGGCGTGCCGGCCGGGGTGACCGTGATCGTCGGCGGCGGCTACCACGGCAAGTCGACGCTGCTGCGCGCCATCCAGCGCGGGGTCTACCCGCACATCCCCGGCGACGGGCGCGAGTGGGTGGTCACCCGGGCCGACGCGGTCTCCGTGCGCGCCGAGGACGGCCGTGCGGTCTCGGGCGTGGACATCTCGCCGTTCATCTCCGGGCTGCCGTCGGGCCAGGACACGGTGAGCTTCTCCACCACCAACGCCTCCGGGTCGACCTCGCAGGCGGCCAACCTCGTCGAGGCCCTCGAGACCGGCGCCACGACGCTGCTGATCGACGAGGACACCTCGGCGACGAACTTCATGCTCCGCGACTCCCGGATGCGTGCGCTGATCAGCCCGGACAAGGAGCCGATCACCCCGTTCGTGGAGCGTGTGCGCGCCCTCTACGAGCGCCTCGGGGTCTCCACCGTGCTGGTCGCCAGCGGCTCAGGCGCCTTCTTCGGGGTGGCCGACCACGTCATCGCCCTGGACTCCTACCGGGTCTCGGACGTCACCGACCGCGCCCACGAGCTGGCGGGGGAGGAGGCCGGTGCCGGGGCCGCAGCCGACCAGGTCTTCGGCGCCGACTCTGCCGCGCCCGACCGTTCGCCGGTGCTGAAGGTCGCCGCCAAGCCCTCCCGTGGCAAGGGCGGCCGGGGCAAGGGCGGCAAGGGCGGCCCGGGCCACGGTGGACGAAAGCCCGCGGGCGCGAAGGGCCGCACCACCATCCGGCTCGGCAGGGACTCCGTCGACCTCGGCCCGGCCGAGCAACTCGTGGACCCGGCGCAGACCACCGGCATCGCCCACGTCATTGACAAGCTGGAACCGCTTCTCGACGGCACCCGCACCCTGGCCGAGGCCGTCGACGAGGTCGAGGCGACCATGGACCGCGACGGCCTGGACGCCGTGGCGCCCTACCGCGGGCACCCGGGTCTTTTCGCCCGGCCGCGCCGCCACGAGATCATGGCGGCGGTCAACCGTTTCCGCGGCCTGCGCTGA
- a CDS encoding DUF4236 domain-containing protein codes for MGITFRKRQKMGKDSWINYSGSGASMSKRIGPVTFNSRGGIYVKLPGGLNFRGRWKK; via the coding sequence ATGGGCATCACCTTCCGCAAGCGCCAGAAGATGGGCAAGGACAGCTGGATCAACTACTCGGGCTCGGGCGCCTCGATGTCCAAGCGCATCGGCCCGGTCACCTTCAACTCCCGCGGCGGCATCTACGTCAAGCTGCCCGGCGGCCTGAACTTCCGCGGCCGCTGGAAGAAGTAG